In Aegilops tauschii subsp. strangulata cultivar AL8/78 chromosome 3, Aet v6.0, whole genome shotgun sequence, one genomic interval encodes:
- the LOC109740907 gene encoding signal recognition particle subunit SRP54 2-like isoform X2 — MVLAQLGGSLSRALARMTSATVVDEKVLGDCLNEITRALLQADVQFDMVRDMQASVKRAVDLGALAAGTDKRRVIKKAVFDELCNMLDAGKPAFAPKKGKPCVVMFVGLQGSGKTTTCMKYAHYHQKIGFKPALVCADTFRAGAFDQLKQNATKIMVPFYGSYMESDPVKIAVEGVERFRKENCDLIIVDTSGRHKQEASLFEEMRQVSEATKPDLVIFVMDSSIGQAAFAQAQAFRQSVPVGAVIVTKMDGHAKGGGALSAVAATKSPVIFIGTGEHKDELEDFDVRPFVGRLLGMGDLPGLLNKARQVVPTDQQPDLMKRLMEGNFTLRLMYEQFQCGLFLSLWIFSMLPGFSSELMPQGHEKQGEAKIKRYMTMMDSMTDAELDSADPKLMKESRIVRIARGSGRPVKDVLDMLEEYKRLAKMWSNVIKRLRKSNKGNTNAQQISKSLPPELLTQIGGIGGLRSLLNQTVSKEMGGGDR, encoded by the exons ATGGTGCTCGCGCAGCTCGGCGGGAGCCTCTCCCGCGCGCTGGCGCGGATGACGAGCGCCACGGTCGTCGACGAGAAGGTCCTCGGCGACTGCCTCAACGAGATCACCCGCGCGCTCCTGCAGGCCGACGTCCAGTTCGACATGGTCCGCGACATGCAGGCCAGCGTCAAGCGCGCCGTCGACCTCGGGGCCCTCGCCGCCGGCACCGACAAGCGCCGCGTCATCAAGAAG GCCGTCTTCGATGAGCTGTGCAACATGTTGGACGCCGGGAAGCCCGCCTTCGCTCCCAAGAAAGGGAAGCCGTGCGTGGTTATGTTTGTTGGTTTGCAAG GTTCTGGCAAAACTACTACTTGTATGAAATATGCTCATTATCATCAAAAGATAGGATTTAAACCAGCACTCGTTTGTGCTGATACATTCAGGGCTGGTGCTTTTGATCAGTTAAAACAGAATGCGACAAAGATCATGGTTCCTTTTTATGGAAG CTACATGGAATCAGATCCAGTAAAAATTGCTGTTGAGGGTGTGGAGAGGTTTAGAAAAGAAAATTGCGATCTCATAATTGTAGATACAAGTGGAAGGCACAAACAAGAAGCATCCCTCTTTGAAGAAATGCGCCAAGTTTCAGAAGCAACG AAACCAGACCTGGTAATATTTGTGATGGACAGTAGCATTGGTCAGGCTGCCTTTGCTCAGGCCCAAGCATTCAGGCAAAGTGTTCCGGTTGGTGCTGTAATTGTTACAAAAATGGACGGTCATGCGAAAGGAGGTGGCGCACTTAGCGC TGTCGCAGCAACGAAAAGTCCAGTGATATTTATTGGAACTGGAGAACACAAAGACGAGCTAGAAGATTTTGATGTGAGACCATTTGTTGGTCGCCTATTAG GTATGGGAGATTTGCCGGGCTTGCTGAACAAGGCTCGTCAAGTTGTACCCACTGATCAACAACCTGACCTTATGAAGAGACTGATGGAAGGAAACTTTACTCTGAGACTTATGTACGAGCAATTCC AATGTGGATTATTTTTATCTTTGTGGATCTTCTCCATGTTGCCTGGATTTAGTTCTGAATTGATGCCACAAGGACATGAGAAGCAGGGTGAGGCTAAGATAAAGCGGTATATGACGATGATGGATTCCATGACAGACGCAG AGCTTGACAGCGCAGATCCAAAGCTGATGAAGGAATCGCGGATCGTTCGGATTGCTCGGGGATCTGGCCGACCTGTCAAGGATGTCTTGGACATGCTGGAAGAATACAAACGGCTTGCCAAGATGTGGAGCAATGTAATAAAACGGCTGAGGAAATCAAACAAAGGAAACACGAATGCTCAGCAGATCAGCAAGTCCCTCCCTCCAGAGCTACTGACTCAGATAGGCGGCATTGGTGGATTACGGTCTCTGCTGAATCAGACGGTCTCAAAAGAAATGGGCGGTGGTGATAGGTAA
- the LOC109740907 gene encoding signal recognition particle subunit SRP54 2-like isoform X3, protein MVLAQLGGSLSRALARMTSATVVDEKVLGDCLNEITRALLQADVQFDMVRDMQASVKRAVDLGALAAGTDKRRVIKKAVFDELCNMLDAGKPAFAPKKGKPCVVMFVGLQGSGKTTTCMKYAHYHQKIGFKPALVCADTFRAGAFDQLKQNATKIMVPFYGSYMESDPVKIAVEGVERFRKENCDLIIVDTSGRHKQEASLFEEMRQVSEATKPDLVIFVMDSSIGQAAFAQAQAFRQSVPVGAVIVTKMDGHAKGGGALSAVAATKSPVIFIGTGEHKDELEDFDVRPFVGRLLGMGDLPGLLNKARQVVPTDQQPDLMKRLMEGNFTLRLMYEQFQNLGKIGSIGQVFSMLPGFSSELMPQGHEKQGEAKIKRYMTMMDSMTDAELDSADPKLMKESRIVRIARGSGRPVKDVLDMLEQIGGIGGLRSLLNQTVSKEMGGGDR, encoded by the exons ATGGTGCTCGCGCAGCTCGGCGGGAGCCTCTCCCGCGCGCTGGCGCGGATGACGAGCGCCACGGTCGTCGACGAGAAGGTCCTCGGCGACTGCCTCAACGAGATCACCCGCGCGCTCCTGCAGGCCGACGTCCAGTTCGACATGGTCCGCGACATGCAGGCCAGCGTCAAGCGCGCCGTCGACCTCGGGGCCCTCGCCGCCGGCACCGACAAGCGCCGCGTCATCAAGAAG GCCGTCTTCGATGAGCTGTGCAACATGTTGGACGCCGGGAAGCCCGCCTTCGCTCCCAAGAAAGGGAAGCCGTGCGTGGTTATGTTTGTTGGTTTGCAAG GTTCTGGCAAAACTACTACTTGTATGAAATATGCTCATTATCATCAAAAGATAGGATTTAAACCAGCACTCGTTTGTGCTGATACATTCAGGGCTGGTGCTTTTGATCAGTTAAAACAGAATGCGACAAAGATCATGGTTCCTTTTTATGGAAG CTACATGGAATCAGATCCAGTAAAAATTGCTGTTGAGGGTGTGGAGAGGTTTAGAAAAGAAAATTGCGATCTCATAATTGTAGATACAAGTGGAAGGCACAAACAAGAAGCATCCCTCTTTGAAGAAATGCGCCAAGTTTCAGAAGCAACG AAACCAGACCTGGTAATATTTGTGATGGACAGTAGCATTGGTCAGGCTGCCTTTGCTCAGGCCCAAGCATTCAGGCAAAGTGTTCCGGTTGGTGCTGTAATTGTTACAAAAATGGACGGTCATGCGAAAGGAGGTGGCGCACTTAGCGC TGTCGCAGCAACGAAAAGTCCAGTGATATTTATTGGAACTGGAGAACACAAAGACGAGCTAGAAGATTTTGATGTGAGACCATTTGTTGGTCGCCTATTAG GTATGGGAGATTTGCCGGGCTTGCTGAACAAGGCTCGTCAAGTTGTACCCACTGATCAACAACCTGACCTTATGAAGAGACTGATGGAAGGAAACTTTACTCTGAGACTTATGTACGAGCAATTCCAGAACCTTGGTAAAATTGGCTCTATTGGCCAGG TCTTCTCCATGTTGCCTGGATTTAGTTCTGAATTGATGCCACAAGGACATGAGAAGCAGGGTGAGGCTAAGATAAAGCGGTATATGACGATGATGGATTCCATGACAGACGCAG AGCTTGACAGCGCAGATCCAAAGCTGATGAAGGAATCGCGGATCGTTCGGATTGCTCGGGGATCTGGCCGACCTGTCAAGGATGTCTTGGACATGCTGGAA CAGATAGGCGGCATTGGTGGATTACGGTCTCTGCTGAATCAGACGGTCTCAAAAGAAATGGGCGGTGGTGATAGGTAA
- the LOC109740907 gene encoding signal recognition particle subunit SRP54 2-like isoform X1, protein MVLAQLGGSLSRALARMTSATVVDEKVLGDCLNEITRALLQADVQFDMVRDMQASVKRAVDLGALAAGTDKRRVIKKAVFDELCNMLDAGKPAFAPKKGKPCVVMFVGLQGSGKTTTCMKYAHYHQKIGFKPALVCADTFRAGAFDQLKQNATKIMVPFYGSYMESDPVKIAVEGVERFRKENCDLIIVDTSGRHKQEASLFEEMRQVSEATKPDLVIFVMDSSIGQAAFAQAQAFRQSVPVGAVIVTKMDGHAKGGGALSAVAATKSPVIFIGTGEHKDELEDFDVRPFVGRLLGMGDLPGLLNKARQVVPTDQQPDLMKRLMEGNFTLRLMYEQFQNLGKIGSIGQVFSMLPGFSSELMPQGHEKQGEAKIKRYMTMMDSMTDAELDSADPKLMKESRIVRIARGSGRPVKDVLDMLEEYKRLAKMWSNVIKRLRKSNKGNTNAQQISKSLPPELLTQIGGIGGLRSLLNQTVSKEMGGGDR, encoded by the exons ATGGTGCTCGCGCAGCTCGGCGGGAGCCTCTCCCGCGCGCTGGCGCGGATGACGAGCGCCACGGTCGTCGACGAGAAGGTCCTCGGCGACTGCCTCAACGAGATCACCCGCGCGCTCCTGCAGGCCGACGTCCAGTTCGACATGGTCCGCGACATGCAGGCCAGCGTCAAGCGCGCCGTCGACCTCGGGGCCCTCGCCGCCGGCACCGACAAGCGCCGCGTCATCAAGAAG GCCGTCTTCGATGAGCTGTGCAACATGTTGGACGCCGGGAAGCCCGCCTTCGCTCCCAAGAAAGGGAAGCCGTGCGTGGTTATGTTTGTTGGTTTGCAAG GTTCTGGCAAAACTACTACTTGTATGAAATATGCTCATTATCATCAAAAGATAGGATTTAAACCAGCACTCGTTTGTGCTGATACATTCAGGGCTGGTGCTTTTGATCAGTTAAAACAGAATGCGACAAAGATCATGGTTCCTTTTTATGGAAG CTACATGGAATCAGATCCAGTAAAAATTGCTGTTGAGGGTGTGGAGAGGTTTAGAAAAGAAAATTGCGATCTCATAATTGTAGATACAAGTGGAAGGCACAAACAAGAAGCATCCCTCTTTGAAGAAATGCGCCAAGTTTCAGAAGCAACG AAACCAGACCTGGTAATATTTGTGATGGACAGTAGCATTGGTCAGGCTGCCTTTGCTCAGGCCCAAGCATTCAGGCAAAGTGTTCCGGTTGGTGCTGTAATTGTTACAAAAATGGACGGTCATGCGAAAGGAGGTGGCGCACTTAGCGC TGTCGCAGCAACGAAAAGTCCAGTGATATTTATTGGAACTGGAGAACACAAAGACGAGCTAGAAGATTTTGATGTGAGACCATTTGTTGGTCGCCTATTAG GTATGGGAGATTTGCCGGGCTTGCTGAACAAGGCTCGTCAAGTTGTACCCACTGATCAACAACCTGACCTTATGAAGAGACTGATGGAAGGAAACTTTACTCTGAGACTTATGTACGAGCAATTCCAGAACCTTGGTAAAATTGGCTCTATTGGCCAGG TCTTCTCCATGTTGCCTGGATTTAGTTCTGAATTGATGCCACAAGGACATGAGAAGCAGGGTGAGGCTAAGATAAAGCGGTATATGACGATGATGGATTCCATGACAGACGCAG AGCTTGACAGCGCAGATCCAAAGCTGATGAAGGAATCGCGGATCGTTCGGATTGCTCGGGGATCTGGCCGACCTGTCAAGGATGTCTTGGACATGCTGGAAGAATACAAACGGCTTGCCAAGATGTGGAGCAATGTAATAAAACGGCTGAGGAAATCAAACAAAGGAAACACGAATGCTCAGCAGATCAGCAAGTCCCTCCCTCCAGAGCTACTGACTCAGATAGGCGGCATTGGTGGATTACGGTCTCTGCTGAATCAGACGGTCTCAAAAGAAATGGGCGGTGGTGATAGGTAA